From a single Epinephelus fuscoguttatus linkage group LG18, E.fuscoguttatus.final_Chr_v1 genomic region:
- the LOC125906376 gene encoding beta-1,3-galactosyltransferase 9, with protein MQCYLCKLRTHQWCFLLFNVLLFHALLFGADFVEEYLLQPTPGVYTDGMVVEVREKARKLDLSNARENVSQAYPITNPDACRNSDLFLLTIVFSSTANVTQRDAVRRTWGNQTLTQGFPVRILFFLGSTETADAQKALMVESDLHGDMVQGHAVTDSSLRGPTERTVLALRWVIAFCPLARFVLLTKDSVFVNLPALGGYLLGLHRHPEDLYLGRVIQRESPNRDSNSPGYLPPALYPDKYLPEYCDGTAYVLSQDVVRKVYVASAAVRAPVPADVFVGLCVQRAGVAPTHSARFTGEKHIRYNACCYRYLFSSAGMESHELDTVWGDLGQKGGGCTLLQTYYGLVTCKALTYLDKLSFFNSKGQAESHG; from the exons ATGCAG TGCTATCTGTGCAAGCTGCGTACCCACCAGTGGTGTTTCCTCCTCTTCAACGTCCTCCTCTTCCATGCCCTGTTGTTTGGGGCAGACTTTGTCGAAGAGTACCTCCTGCAGCCCACGCCTGGGGTCTACACTGATGGCATGGTTGTTGAAGTGAGAGAAAAAGCAAGGAAATTAGACCTGAGCAACGCCAGGGAGAACGTGTCCCAGGCCTACCCGATCACTAACCCTGATGCCTGCAGAAACTCtgacctcttcctcctcactaTCGTCTTCAGCTCCACAGCTAATGTCACCCAAAGAGATGCAGTCAGGAGGACATGGGGCAACCAAACACTCACCCAAGGCTTCCCAGTGCGGATACTGTTTTTCTTGGGATCAACCGAGACCGCTGATGCACAAAAGGCCCTCATGGTGGAGTCTGACCTTCATGGGGACATGGTCCAGGGCCATGCTGTGACTGACTCGTCCCTCCGTGGTCCAACAGAAAGGACAGTGCTGGCACTGCGCTGGGTGATCGCCTTCTGTCCCTTGGCACGCTTTGTTCTGCTGACCAAGGATTCTGTGTTTGTCAACCTTCCTGCTCTCGGAGGCTACCTACTCGGGCTGCACAGGCACCCTGAAGACCTTTATTTAGGTAGGGTGATCCAGAGAGAGTCCCCTAACAGGGACTCCAACAGTCCTGGCTACCTGCCTCCAGCTCTCTACCCTGACAAGTACCTGCCTGAATACTGTGACGGGACGGCTTACGTTCTATCCCAGGATGTGGTCCGAAAAGTGTATGTAGCCTCTGCAGCGGTCCGCGCACCTGTGCCAGCTGATGTTTTTGTGGGCCTTTGTGTTCAGAGGGCTGGTGTGGCACCAACCCACAGTGCCAGGTTCACAGGAGAGAAACATATCCGCTACAACGCCTGCTGTTACCGCTACCTGTTCAGCTCAGCAGGAATGGAAAGCCATGAACTAGATACAGTGTGGGGAGACCTGGGACAAAAGGGTGGTGGATGCACACTGTTACAGACCTACTATGGCCTGGTGACCTGCAAGGCCCTGACGTACCTGGATAAACTGTCTTTCTTTAACTCCAAGGGCCAAGCTGAGTCGCACGGTTGA
- the psmd5 gene encoding 26S proteasome non-ATPase regulatory subunit 5: MAASIESLLAGLSGIDDPIEELQSLKTALLAIPVNALRDSVSGQRFNVIFTLLNSNDREQVELCVDILEHILMALSPVSLAQNYRVELQGGLTHPNEAVKILALTQIGRMVEHPDATTEILNNHDILETVIRCIGEEKLAVAKQAIQSLSKLSHSKPGLDKLFHTDLLTVMKDVMAKSDTIRYRIYELVVEISSVSPISLGYCANSSLISQLLGELTGDDVLIRATAIEMVTTLAHSQHGRQYLAQQGIMDKISNMIRGAETDPLSSLYIPGLVKFFGNLAIMDSPQQVCETYPIFQNKVFEMALDPDPAMIGVALDTLGLVGSTVEGKQVFQKTGEKFKAVLTRMSQLASSGATELRVRSLDAISQLLTLQPEQQTEDLLALTESWFHLLSKQPMDMISNISTQPFPELHCGALRIFSAIASQPWGQKLMINTPSFMEFILDRSTGQTKEAKDAKFELVGTLVCSSTAAEILGSQHYIRLKTYLREGPYYVSAVSIVSTEGAE, from the exons ATGGCGGCATCTATTGAGAGTTTGTTGGCAGGACTCTCTGGTATTGATGATCCAATTGAAGAGCTTCAGAGTTTGAAAACAGCTTTATTGGCGATACCCGTCAACGCTTTGAGAGACTCAGTGAGCGGACAGCGCTTCAATGTGATTTTCACCCTGCTGAACTCAAATGACAG GGAGCAGGTTGAGCTGTGTGTGGACATCCTTGAACACATCTTAATGGCCCTCAGCCCTGTATCCCTGGCTCAGAACTACAGAGTGGAGCTGCAGGGGGGTCTGACTCATCCTAATGAAGCGGTTAAGATCCTGGCTTTGACACag ATTGGCAGAATGGTGGAGCACCCCGACGCTACCACTGAAATCCTCAACAACCACGACATTCTTGAGACGGTGATCCGCTGCATTGGAGAAGAGAAGTTGGCTGTGGCCAAGCAG gcCATCCAGTCCTTGTCTAAACTGAGTCACTCCAAGCCTGGGTTAGACAAATTGTTCCACACCGACCTGCTGACTGTTATGAAGGATGTGATGGCCAAAAGTGACACTATCAGATACAGAATATATGAG CTGGTGGTGGAAATCTCGTCTGTGTCTCCCATTTCCCTCGGTTACTGTGCCAACAGCAGCTTAATTTCTCAGCTGCTCGGAGAACTGACAGGAGATGATGTACTGATCAG AGCCACAGCCATTGAGATGGTGACCACTCTAGCCCACAGTCAGCACGGCCGGCAGTATTTGGCCCAGCAGGGTATAATGGACAAGATCTCCAACATGATCAGGGGAGCGGAGACTgaccctctctcctccctctacATTCCCG GTTTGGTGAAGTTCTTTGGAAACCTGGCCATTATGGACAGCCCACAGCAGGTTTGTGAAACCTATCCGATCTTCCAGAACAAGGTGTTTGAGATGGCTTTGGACCCGGACCCTGCGATGATCGGCGTGGCTCTGGACACCCTGGGGTTAGTCGGATCGACTGTGGAGGGAAAGCAGGTCTTTCAGAAAACAG GAGAAAAGTTCAAGGCTGTGTTGACAAGAATGAGCCAGCTTGCCAGCTCTGGAGCTACAGAGCTCAGAGTGCGCAGTTTGGACGCCATATCCCAGCTTCTCACTCTAcag ccagagcagcagacagaagACCTCTTGGCCCTGACAGAGTCCTGGTTCCACCTTTTGTCTAAGCAGCCCATGGACATGATCAGCAACATCAGCACTCAGCCGTTCCCAGAGCTGCACTGTGGGGCTCTGCGGATATTCTCT GCCATTGCCTCTCAGCCGTGGGGTCAGAAGTTAATGATCAACACACCCAGTTTCATGGAGTTCATTCTGGATCGTTCAACGGGTCAGACGAAGGAGGCCAAAGATGCAAAGTTTGAACTGGTGGGGACACTTGTGTGTTcatccacagcagcagagataCTGGGCAGCCAGCATTACATCCGTCTGAAGACGTATCTCAGAGAGGGACCTTACTATGTGTCAGCTGTGTCCATAGTCAGCACAGAGGGAGCTGAGTGA